A portion of the Caldalkalibacillus thermarum genome contains these proteins:
- the galU gene encoding UTP--glucose-1-phosphate uridylyltransferase GalU, with amino-acid sequence MKKVRKAIIPAAGLGTRFLPATKAMPKEMLPIVDKPTIQYIVEEAVASGIEDIIIVTGKGKRAIEDHFDHAFELEQNLLKKQKFDLLEEVHHASNLVDIHYIRQKEPKGLGHAVWCARKFIGDEPFAVLLGDDIVQAETPCLKQLMDEFEKTQCSIIGVQTVPEDQTHRYGIVEFSSQKGRMYEVYNLVEKPPKGTASSNLAIMGRYILTPEIFTYLDKQEIGAGGEIQLTDAIQKLNQVQKVYAYNFEGKRYDVGEKLGYIQTTIEMALQHEDLKYDLLNFLNHIVRSEMVERR; translated from the coding sequence TTGAAAAAAGTACGTAAAGCCATTATACCGGCAGCCGGACTGGGGACCCGTTTCCTGCCTGCGACAAAAGCCATGCCTAAAGAAATGTTGCCCATTGTAGACAAGCCAACCATTCAATACATCGTTGAAGAAGCCGTAGCATCGGGCATTGAAGATATTATTATTGTCACCGGTAAAGGTAAACGGGCCATAGAGGATCACTTTGACCATGCCTTTGAGCTTGAGCAAAACCTGCTTAAAAAGCAAAAGTTTGATCTGTTAGAAGAAGTACATCACGCATCAAATTTGGTTGACATTCATTATATTCGTCAAAAAGAGCCAAAAGGTTTGGGTCATGCCGTATGGTGTGCAAGAAAATTTATTGGGGATGAACCGTTTGCTGTTCTATTAGGCGACGATATTGTTCAAGCGGAAACGCCTTGTTTAAAGCAGTTAATGGATGAATTTGAGAAAACACAATGCTCGATTATAGGTGTGCAAACTGTACCGGAGGATCAGACTCACCGTTATGGGATTGTGGAGTTTTCTTCGCAAAAAGGAAGGATGTATGAGGTTTACAATTTGGTGGAAAAGCCTCCAAAAGGTACGGCATCTTCTAACCTGGCGATTATGGGCAGATACATTTTAACCCCTGAGATTTTTACGTACTTAGATAAGCAGGAAATTGGTGCCGGCGGTGAAATCCAGCTTACAGATGCCATTCAAAAATTAAATCAGGTTCAAAAAGTGTATGCTTATAACTTTGAGGGCAAGCGATATGATGTGGGGGAGAAGTTGGGTTATATTCAGACTACAATTGAGATGGCTCTTCAGCATGAAGATTTAAAGTATGATTTATTGAACTTCTTAAATCATATTGTTAGATCTGAAATGGTTGAAAGGAGATAA